The DNA sequence GGCATTGCCCACTGGGGTCACGCAGTCAGCGAAGATCTATTCCACTGGGAACATTTGCCAATAGCAATGTATCCAAACAACACATATGACAGCTCTGGCGTTTTCTCCGGCAGCGCACTTATCGAAGACGATATAATGTACCTCTTCTACACTGGAAACGTGAATCATCCCAACGAGCAACCAAATCACGAGCAGCGACAAGCCCTAGCTGAAAGCACTGATGGTATCCACGTTACCAAGTATGAAAATAACCCAATAATTATCGCAGATGATCGCCAGCCAAACATCCGTGATCCCAAAGTATGGAAGCATGGCTCTAAATACTACATGGTTTTGGGAAATTCCTTTGAAAATGATACTCTTGGCCGTGCCCTTCTGTACTCCTCAgatgacaaaataaattgggAAGAAATTTCTGTCCTTCATGAATCAGACGGTTCACTTGGATTTATGTATGAGTGTCCCGATTTCTTTAAATTGAATGGTAAATATGTTTTGCTGTTTTCTCCTCAAGGTATCGAGCCGCAAGGCGACAAGTACAGAAATCTTTATCAGACGGGCTATATTGTCGGTAATTTCAATTATAAGACAAATGAATTCCATCCTATAACCTCATTCCAAGAACTTGATCATGGCCATGACTTTTATGCTACCCAAACTATCAAAGACAACAGGGGCCGTCGGTTACTCGTGGCTTGGTTTGACATGTGGGAGCGAGATTACCCACAGGCACAAGATGGATTTACCGGTCAAATGACGATCGTACGTGAATTGCATTTGACAAGAGATAATAAGCTTATTCAGGAGCCGGTTTCGGAGGTTAAAGCGGTGAGAGCGAATCGTGTACGCCGCGGTAAAGGACGTGTTGGTGATGTAGTCACATTTGAAGATAAAGCTGGCGAGATAAACATTTTGGGGGATGGTTCAGAGGATTTAGAAGTGGTCATTGAAGGCGAAGGGTCTACTGTGACGATTTCTTATGATGCTAGTAATGGCACAGTTACATTGGACCGTGGTGGTGATGATGGAGTCCGCCGCACCGAGTGGAAGCCTAGCGGAAGTATATTGAAGTGGACGATCTACGTTGATGCCAGTTCTATCGAATTGTTCTGCGGCAAGGGAGAGGTGACGTTCTCTAGCAGGTTTTTCCCTGATGGTGAAGTGTCGGCACGTATTTCTTCGGGCTGCCCCGACAAGTTTGCTGTATATAATTTAAAACGCACCGTGAAATCACCTGAAGATGAAACTGAACGGTAAAATGTTTTGAGTCAAACTGAATTTCAAAAGTATGTTcgttgaaatattatttgtttcagTTCGCTTATTAGGCAAAAGttcttattattgttattaatatgaaaacattgtaataaaatataagcAAAGTAGTTTCTGAAACGTTTAGAAATTTCaaagaaatatgaaattaattttaattatgtttgtcTTTCATTTACATTTCCTGTTGACATTATGTTCGACATTATGTTGTTATGAAGTAGATAATGTCGTAATGACGTTGTTTACTTGTGTCTACTCTTGCAAAATTTTAGATATAATCTAACAGGAAAATGTGATTATAGGCATATAACGAGGTATTCATCAAATAAAAGAGTAGGTAATTTCTATTGTGTGAGCTGTCAGTCCATTTCATAGGATTCCCCTATAGAATTACCTATAATTTAAGGTAATTACGTCAATCGAAAATCAACTAAATTGACTATTCATCGATTTCAAAGCACACATTTAATTGAATATTGTCatgaatgcaaaaaaaaaacttaaaaattaaaatagaatagCATAAAGTTAGAGCTAAGAAAATCTCTCTACGAAATATTTCCCTAAAAATTTAGGTTGGTCAAAATGTACcataaaaaactattaatttttcTATTATAACGAAAACAGTTTCAAGATTTGATTGAACAGTTACACGAGCACAGTTCATAATTGTTTCCGAACTCAAGATTCGATTTGAATACTCCGAAATCCGTTTCCAGAACCACAGAAGCTTAACAAAAGCTTAACGCAAATCTTTATTGCGGGGTTTACTCGTAATCCGAAATCGAATACCGAAAAATTTTCAAACTTTCCATTAAAATTCTTCAGCAAACACTGCGAATATCGGTTTGTTTGGCTTTGGAATTAATACGGTCCACTCAATTAATTCGTTTTTACGCAAGGATGCAATGAGTGTTAAATTGCAATTTGTTGATGACTCGATTAATAGTCGTATGCTAGAATAGAACACTTCGTGCTAATCTATAGGGAAATGTGTTACCTGATGTTAAGCGTAGGTGTTGTCTAGGGTAAGTACGTTGAGTGAATATGAATTTACTAGATTCATACGAATCGTGGTATCGAATTTAACATGGTGGTATTTTGTATGGCATCTTCCTGCTCGACTCGTCTAGCCAGCATAggaagtgtaggccaaatcctatCTTTGCTTATGACAAGTTAGAGAGAGAATCATGCTCCCGCAGTGAAGactaaagctcatagcagacttatcaactcggaaagggatcgcctttcagctgtcatcgcctttcgcgcgctgtcactgttaggcccttttcacatgtcccggttaccggctaaccggcgccgggtacccggtagtgaagtgtatgggcatgccggattaattacgtcggaacatgtgaaagctacgtaccatgcccatacacttcaccaccggatacccAGCGCCGGTTAGGGACGTGTGAAAAAGAccttacggtgcggataagtgtgtttcatacaaaaaatactggcCGCCTtgagttcaaattcaaattcaaataatttatttgtgaaacacaGGTAAGGAGTATGGTGTACAAACAAAAGATGTGTTCAAGCCGTGATCAGACTTGTTCGGCATACAAATGTTAAAGCGTGAGTTATATAGGTATATtttgagttgatacggttacgatccctttccgggtcgACAATATCGGGTCGAAATGTACGACGACCTTAAATAACTTGATCGTGGCGATTATGTAGGTGGCTTCAATAGGTGTGATTTTGCACCAAAAGTGTATGGTATGATGTGGATTTCTGTGTTCTAAGTGCCTTTCACTCTTGGCTTGAAAAGCTCTAAATAATGGTCACGAACACAAATGGACAATAAACTCCATTAACCCCATGACATGGGGCTATAAAGGGCTCCTTCCGCAAGCTGTCAAGCCATTGTCTTTACAAATGACACCATTCACAACATCCTTTTGTGAAGCGGGATCCCACAATGTTGACGCGGATTGGTCCTAGCATCTTCCTGAGATATTATAGCCAGGAAATGAGCTGAGGAATGAGGATTGATTGAAAGGAATGGTTATCAGTTTCATGTGAAAGTGGACaggaaattaaacaaaattaaattgtcatCCACATTCAACTTTTCTACATAGGCATCTAATTTTCTGCATGCATCATAATACTACTACACGTATTATCtagatataggtacctaccttttgAAAGAACTAAGTTATGTACTTGCCTGAAATTTCAGTCAGGGCGTTAAATTCGTAAAGACAACTTTACTATGATTTCATCCGAAAACTGGTTACCCAGGGTTTTTGTGAATTTAGgtataggaataatatttgaTCTAGAAAATAAGCAACTTTTCTCGCAAATATACTGAAAGGGATGAAATTTAATGGAGATGGAAATAAAGATAAACTACAGTATGAAACataagttttattaatctaCTATTTTACGAAACCCAAAAATATGTTGATAAGGTTTGAAAAATATAAGACCTAAATAAGGTGGTTAAACCTATTGACACAGTTTTCTCTTaaacctgtttttttttttttaatagaaaataaaaagagaaatttaatttatattattttgataaacaAATAATAAGGTCTGAAAATAAGTATTTCTGTTTTTACTGGAAATGTCTTTATGAAACTGTacaagtgataaaaatatgattgatttatttttatttttgtacttaGAAATGGAATCACAGCCTCTATTTTGTACAAATCCTTATAATACTATTAACTAAGTATTAGTTATCACTGATTTAAAGTTAGTAACCTCAAATTAATTGTCAATTAAAATTAGTACCTAGCTTAGTCAATAACTGGTAacaaacttaaataataatagtattattaaaaatctaaaaataaatacatttgtgTAGCTTAGACTAACAACTGTACATTAATTAAAACTCGCAAACCTCAAATTAGAGTTGTTTCGGTCTGACCCCCAAATCGATTCcgctaattattataatttgttaatctatactaatattataaagaggtaaagtttgtgtgtttgtatatttgttaaattgtaagggctaatctcgggatctactgaaccgattttaaaaattctttcagcaatagaaagccacattattgctgagtgtcataggttatataaaaaaccgaaatattccacgcgggcgaaaccgcgggcggaaagctagtacacctataataatatgatccACTGAATACCTTACTACTACAGTTTGATCACTTTTTTTATTGGCAAGTACAGCCTAGCTAGAGAACAATATTCattttaacattttacacataACTACTTAATCTACTCTACTTCTAATCTACGGGAatagtaaatataaaaaatacaactAATCCCTCAGGAAATCAGTAGGGATCCATATGGAACAACTCTCAAATTGTTGGACTAGGAACATCATGTCAGAGTAGCATTATCGAAGGTCTCATGATGGCCGCCGCCACCGAACTCCTCGAACATTCCCTGGATGGAGGTATAGGCACCAGAGACTAAGCATACGAGGGAGATGATGCTGATGAGGATGTTCTTCCAGAGAACGTACTTCATGAAGCCCAGATCCCTGTCCCAGTTGTAGACCGTGTCCACGACCGCTGGTATTAGAAGACCGAGTGTCGAGAAGAACACCGCTCCAACGAAGCTGATGACCAGCTCTAAGCTCGGGAATGCAGCTCCTATGGCAACTAAGGACAAAAATGTAATAGTTTAACATCTAATAAACATGCATTCGAAAACTACAATACTAATTAATACGAATGCTAATTTACTTAACTCTACAATTATAAAACTACTGATATTAAACTACTTCTACATCACATTACATAATAACGACATCTATCATGTTCATTACCATGGAGATTCATAAAAAACCCTGAAAATTATCTTAAAACAATGTCTCTCCTACATAGACCGGCTGTGTATTGTTGGAGACGAACTGTACTTTCGATGATCTGTACgcttcaaaattttaattaaaatctataatCTTGATTAAAATTTTCATCTAAAGACAGCCAGCGTGACTTATAGACGACGTGATTCAACGTTACACTTCCACTATTGAATAATGGGAGCCAAAAATAGAATTGTTAGCGCTAATAAGAAAATAGGCGTTCGTTTAGCGATAAGTTCTGCTAAAAtgctaaaaaaatgtatgggaaaacGTCAATATTGAAGTTAGCAAACGTGTACTCGCCAAAACATGCTAAAGTTTTCGCCGGTTGCCATGGCAATTGCCTACAATTTCTAACAAATCCAGTTTCGGTGAAACGCCCCCATTGTAGTTAATATTGATAGCCACACTGCATAGGTGGGCTACATACAATATATTACACATCACACATGCTCACAGCTATTAGTTTGACAGCAAACGTCACACCGTACTCTCCAACTCTAATGCTTGAGGTATTGCCCCACTTTTTAATGTTTTCAACTTAGCTCGCCTTCGGATGGACTTAATTTTATCCCTCACACATCACGCGTTAAAGTGTATAACTTTCACTAATGTTTAAAGTTACCCTAGGCCCATATAAACTAACATACTACTTACATCAGTTTAACTATTCCACTCTCTGAGAGATACGTTACGATCTTATGTCTCTAGACAAGAATTTAAAACcaattagtttaaaaatatttaagtccGCTCTACATAAAGATGAgagatttcatattttgagttcTCCAAGAAAAGTGATTTAATATTGAACTGTATCGATAAAATATCCTGATTGCTTCAATATGTAAAGGAGTGGGTAGTTCATTATTATCAAAATCTACGAGGAGTAGTACATTGCCTTGCTAGAGGCACTGATCAGCTGCTATATGTACCTAAAAAGATGAGATATTTCACAAACAAAGAAGCTCAAATACTTAATTTCACTGATGTAGCCTATCTACACAATATAAGAGCAAATTATAATCACATTTTTCCTAGTTCCTTTGAAgattatagaaataaaaatgctttagcGACGTAtcctttattatgttttttgccCTAAAGAGTCTGCCACACAAACGTTGGGAGTTTTAAGGTAAACGACGTAAAGTGCCTCGTTcgtccgttcgtttcagccaaataattAGCTCAAGCTTTCTGACATAACATGTACAACGAAAACGGTGCAAATgaacaaaaccaaattaactaGCTCAGACACAGCAAGCGGCTTTGGGCTATTTGCTTAATTCCACTGTGTATTTAGCAACATCGTCACTAATATAAACTTCAGAAATACTTTAACATATAAGCAAGAGTTTACTGGGAATGCCAGACtttcgttaatttataaa is a window from the Ostrinia nubilalis chromosome 7, ilOstNubi1.1, whole genome shotgun sequence genome containing:
- the LOC135073653 gene encoding sucrose-6-phosphate hydrolase-like, producing MGYLPQFSIICCLLIGIKAAVNDRYYPRYHLAPPQGWMNDPNGFSVFNGEYHLFYQYNPLSSLEPGIAHWGHAVSEDLFHWEHLPIAMYPNNTYDSSGVFSGSALIEDDIMYLFYTGNVNHPNEQPNHEQRQALAESTDGIHVTKYENNPIIIADDRQPNIRDPKVWKHGSKYYMVLGNSFENDTLGRALLYSSDDKINWEEISVLHESDGSLGFMYECPDFFKLNGKYVLLFSPQGIEPQGDKYRNLYQTGYIVGNFNYKTNEFHPITSFQELDHGHDFYATQTIKDNRGRRLLVAWFDMWERDYPQAQDGFTGQMTIVRELHLTRDNKLIQEPVSEVKAVRANRVRRGKGRVGDVVTFEDKAGEINILGDGSEDLEVVIEGEGSTVTISYDASNGTVTLDRGGDDGVRRTEWKPSGSILKWTIYVDASSIELFCGKGEVTFSSRFFPDGEVSARISSGCPDKFAVYNLKRTVKSPEDETER
- the LOC135073654 gene encoding proton-coupled amino acid transporter-like protein pathetic, with protein sequence MGIVLYLSYALQFYVPMEMVTRLLGTRGENYQNVIQISIRTGMVAFSVAIGAAFPSLELVISFVGAVFFSTLGLLIPAVVDTVYNWDRDLGFMKYVLWKNILISIISLVCLVSGAYTSIQGMFEEFGGGGHHETFDNATLT